The genomic stretch TCGCCATGTCCGAGTATACCACAACCATAACAATACGTGGGCAATTTCTCGTATTTAACCTTGAAAGATACAACCTTCAAATTCGGCATTCTGATCTCGACACAGTTCTTCAATGGCCGCCTTACATCATGAAGCACCCTAACCCTAATGGCCCTCTCCATCTCAGGGAACGGAGCTTCATCCACACTTACAAATACACCCAATTGCTTCCCCAAATTCTCTATATTTTTCACATTCGAACGCCCTTTCGCCGGAAGATCATAAATCCTCGCCCAAATGGGTAAAATAAATAAAGGTGTATCAGTCATTCTCCCTTCCTCACACGACGCGTCAAAACACCACACGTATTTATCGAAGTGCCATGGCTGACCTTCGGTAACCCTAGCTTTATCCCGCACATCAGAAAACCTAAATGCGAATATCTTCTCTTTCGCATCCAGAATATTGCCTACTATCTTCCCCTTAGGGTTCCACAGTTTGATCATAGAATCAATGGCAGCCCTAACATTAATCGATTTGGAACTCCATATTTTTCCTACCAGCACCGAACTCGCATTCTCTTTATTCGAATCCTGCCCTAAATCCCAGACAAAAATCTCGCCTTCCCCCTCCATAGAACCCCCTACTACCATCTTATCCTTTCTCCTTGAGTTTTCTCCCATAGCTCAAGAACATAGAACAGAAACCCTAATAGCAACAAACCTTCTCCACTAGAATCGTCTAACaaaaagaaagaggaaaaaggaaCTTACGTACCCAAGCACGCAAGAGCAGCCTTGATCGAAAGGAAGCACGCGAAGATTAACTCAGACAGAGCCTTCCATAGGAAACCCTAGGAAGAGTTGTTCTTGAAATAGTTACTTCATTTTAATTGaaaaaatgtaaccattttaatTACAAACTATTATAGTTAGAAAATTGTTCTGATAACTTTTAATCTAAAAATGATAACATTTCGTCTTAAATGGGTCACATTTTACTTAGTTTTTAGCTTGTGACGAAATGTGCCCcgttcatttatttactttttattttaGAAATAATTTTCATGCGTAATTTGGTCACCCACAAGCTTATttgtccacttgtcatttaatatCAATATATGCAAACCataattctcatttgtgacaaaCACTTTTCATCACAAGTCTGTGATCTCTCACAAATTGCAAGTGAGAGAGGGGTTATAACTtttgagaggtcacaagcttgtgacggtcaCATGCGAGACCTTTTGTAGTTTTGTTAGATGTTTTCCATCACTTGCTTGGTTTTGTGTcaaaatcaaagataaataaatagTCGAGACAAAAGaagtatattttattttaagtttaaTTGACATTTTCACGCTAAAACAATTTAGaatgtatttattttatttttaaacgaTTTAGAGTCTCTCCTAGTAAACGACACATTTGTTTTCCGAGTGACGTGGTTAATTCTTTACGTAGTTATTATAAACTCATGTGTAATTActcttaaaataataataaatacttCGTGGTAAATTAGAGCTATAAAGAGTAACATTATGTTTAAAGGAAACGTAAAGAATTGAGTTGGTTTGAAAGAGTATTCTCTCAATAGTCCAATTCATTCGAGATTACTTCACCGGATTCCGGCTGCCAACAAGGTAAATGGCAAGCAATGAACTTTTATCCGAAGGCGCCCTGTGTTAACACACTAATGTTTTCATGGTTACTCTCCGGAAAATGCCCTCAAATCCAATAGTCATGTCTAACACCGCGGCAGACCACCACGCAAACCCGTCTAAAATTTGCAAACAAGGTAAGAGTAACATAGTTTCAAGGTTCATAGTAACAAGATGGACAAAAAACAGGCATCAACAGTTTAGCACTTCACAACAGGTCACCGTGACCAAAGTGGTAAGCGAGATGGAGTTCATAACCCAAGTAAACGACTCATACCTCACCATGACAAAAACAGCTAACCCACTTCTAGACAATACGATTCACGAGAATACGATCAATTCACAGAGTCAGAAACTCATCATTCACTACTTATTTACACATTGCATTCAACAAGTTTTTCCAGAAGTTAAGACAGATCTTCACTCGTCAAGTTTCAAGCAGTCAGATGTTTCCCCCTGAATTCCTGCAGCTTCTCCCTTGTCACTACCACGCTTCCAGCAGTCACGGTGAATGCCTGCATTAGACGAACACCACTGTCATTATTCGACTGCATTTTGGCAGAGATGATTAAACTATACAAGAAAAAGAAAGGAGGTATACATGTATCTTGCGAGTGCCGTCCTCAGACTTGAGCGCATTGAGAAAGTCCATGACTGCCTCACGGCTGCACAAATCATCTCCTGGGACATCGCCATCAATAGCAAAGAACAGGAAAATCTGTAGGAAAGACACGGAAGATTAGCCAGTTTTCAACTAAACACCCGATGTCAACAGAGGAGTAAGTTGCCGGTGGAAATAGAACAACTTAATTCCTTTAGCTACATCAGGTATAGATGAACTACAGTTTGCATAGTTTGCATATACAGTCTGCAAAAAACCTTCGAGACAGCATTTTAGATCCTAAACAACAAGAAATTGAATATTTAAAAAGATGTCACAGAAAAAGACATGAACACAGTCACACAGTGACACAGCTAACGCAGGACATAACTCGCACAAGTGTTCCGACTTCCAAACATCTACGCAATCTGGTAACAGCTAACAACATCATTTTACTTATTCTCTCCTTAGATGAATAGAGGATTTGTGGATGTGTGGAAGCACAACAAATATACATAAATTCGGGAACATACCAAAAAAAATACAATCATGGATTGACCAAACATAACACCAATCGTAGAAGAATAAAACTTTGAAATTACCTCAGCACAGCGAATACCAGCTGAAGGGTCCAGAGGTAACTCTGAAAGTAATTCCAGAGGATCGTATGGTGCAAATTTGAGAGCAGCATCATCAATCGAGCCAGTGTACCCCTTCCGCACCTTTCAGAAAAGGAAAAATAACAGTCATAGTCAGTCTATAGATAAGATCAGTTTGTTGATCATTAACGCTCTCATATAGTTAGAAGAGTGAAATATACACCAAGTGTTTCGCAACACCAGCACAAATCAGACTAATTAAAGAAACTGGATAGTGCAACTTAGATAATGCAACATATAACAAAGAAGACCTTGTAAGATTGTCCTCTTTTTCAACACGCGTCTAAATTGTGAGCTAAAATAGCTAAAGATCTTAGTATTGTTAAGATGTTTTTTATCGGGTAATTTAAAAGAACGTGAGGGTGCGAGTTACTATTTTAAAGAATAAACAAACAGCAAAACTGCATGAGGAACGTAGTAATATAAGTGAAATGATAGCATCGCATACTCAAAAGACTAACCAGTGAGCGAGAGAAAATCCAGAGACCAAAGTCCTTCATGAAGAATGGAGCAGCATCTACAATCAACAGATTCGTAAATGTAACTATAACCACGTGGTTGATTAGTATGATTACCGACAACAGAGACATAGAAAGTAAAGTGCAGTGGGAACCTTTGAACAGCTTCCTTGTGCGTTCAACAACATTTGAGTCGTCATCAGCAAGAGCCACTCGTGAACCAAGAGCATACAACTTCAGTTGCGCCGTCTTTTGCTCATCAACCTGTAGAAGCTATAAATTGCACAAAATGTAATTATGTAAGACACAAATAAATAATAAACATGTTGAAACAGGTTATATACAAAAAGAGAAACCTTCTACGAATTTCAGAAGATCAGTCACGTTTTACGGTATCGCTCATAGGGATAAACTCATCAAATTAACTTCAAAAACTTCAATAACAAAAAAGAACTTTCTGAGGATGAGTAGCTATAAATTGTGTATGAGCTTTTTTCCGATTCTCCGAACATAAACATAAACAAAAGTtcaaatgaaatagaacaaatgtTGAAACTTGCAAAAGCTCTTACTGTAACCAAAACTATGATGTAAAATGCTAACTCATTTTTGAACCATTACCTTTCCAAGATCTAAGTTGGTTCAAGTCATTTCCATACGTTTGTTTAAATTACGCGAGAGACATTTTGAACAAACATATATAACTTGGAAACGTTTTCGcaaaccaatttttttttattttttttggaaagCTTAATCTTGCACAAAACCCACAATTTAGAACCAGTCATTTAACAAAACCTACATTTCAAAATCTAGATCTACATTTACAAAACCCATGTATCAAAAATCAACATATAACCCCATGATCTTGATAAATACTCTACCTTTCCTAGACACTCATTTTAAAACTTCAATTGGTCTTACTTAAACCGTCTTAACTTTAAATCTCTCACAAACCCCTTTTATTCTCCACCTCTATTTCAATCGGGTGTGGGAGCGGTCTTAAGTTAGAcggtcttaaacaaaaattggtgTTTAAACTCAAGCTTCACAAAAATTTATGCTTGCAAATCTACTAGGTACAAAAAGATCACAACTTTCTTGAGAAAAACTAAAACTTTTTGCAAACCCCCATGAAAGAAACTCCAAAAAATACAGTAAATTAAACCCATGACTAAAATTCAGataatttgaaaccctaattcctttacCTACATTATAAACGAATATAATACAGAGTACAATTAGAAACATAATTAATACGAGTAGTAATTAACTAGTAAAAAATTATCCCTAGCattaaataacctattaaatgTGTTAAAGATTGCAACTTTATGCAAAAAAACCCAACAAAAGTGTTCAAACTCttcaaagattgcaactttatGCAAAGTCCATGACTAAAATTCAGATAATTACAGAAAATCTACTGATTTCATGAATGTCATAAACAAGCTCAAATTATAATGTCAGACGGTCCTTTGATGAGTTAAATGCGTTAATATATAAAAGGACCGTCTCACACTGTAAAACGACTTACACAACAAAAATAAACTCAAAGAAGCAATTCAAGTACCTGAAGCCAAACTAAATTGTGGCCATGCAAAGAAGGAAGAGCAGCAAAACGACGAGTCCAGGAAGGAACAGTTCCATAATGAATGGCATTTCTGAGAATTCCATCAGTGATTCTTGCAAAATTAGGGATTTCATTCATGGTGTCATCCATTTTCTTGTAAAATTCATCAGCTGGAAGAGATACGACATTTTTTGAACTGTTTGAAAAATGCAATTTTGTGGTGTTTCTGTTTCCAACATTAGGGAGTAATTTTGGGACAAGTTTGTGTGTTTTGGTCAACAATCTAAACATGATGGCTGATAAATTTCGGGCACTATGCTagtatgctactagtccctaataTATACTCTACTACACACAAGTGATATGTTCCGACCCGTTTTAGGCTTAAACGATAATGTCGTCTTAAGGGAAAATCACTGATTTTAGATAGACGGTCTTTTAATAGGTTTATTGAAAGACAATTTTACAATtctaagaaaaagtggtactaaaggtaataaaataggtacaaatcatgattaaagataaaataggtacatttattatgtaaatagataCGAAATTACTATGTACCGATCAACAAGAAAAGggtcacgaaatacaaataaaaggataCAGAAGATTGGTCTTTCAATAACTTATTGAAAAACCGTCTCTCCCAAATTTTAGTGCTGATTTTATTACTCTCGAGTCTGTAGTCGTCCTCCTTTTATTTCAGTTCATATGTTATACATTAGATGTTGTACATCTGATTTTGTAATGagaaacacaaattcttatttaaaacATCATTGTCTGTGTGTTAAGTATAAGACAGGTCAAGTATTAATATTTTTCTTATTGAAATATAATTTCAATTATGATATTAAAAAGTAACTTTTGCGCAagtattattttatattattttagtaataaataatacgtaattatgttaaaatgtTAAGTAATCATTTTTACCTTTTATAATACGTTATTAATATGTCTTTGATTAACCTAATTTCAAGGTATAttacgttgttgttgttgttgttgttgttattattattataaaggtAAACTATTTGAAATTTTCAGAGACTTATTTAATTTTATGTTATACCATAATTTTTAATCGTTTAATATTTATTACGTTAGTAATGCAGTAATATTGTGTAGTGAAACCCGTTAATTTGAAACCTGAAACCCAAATTTAGAGTATTTTGTTAAGTGAGAATTTATGTAATTCGTTaatcctttattaataataattaaattcaCTATTTATTAGGGTTTATGTCTAAATCAACTCCTTTTATTTCAAGTGTAAAACAAAAAAGTGTTGTGTCGTAACGTGTCAAGTTGAGTTTAAGTCATTCCTAATACCAAAACGGCAAAAACATAATTTCTAATTACGAACAGAAATTCATGAAGCGAACTAGTAATTACTCCTATACAATAGTGTAAACTAGGAAAATCATCGAAATTCCTATACTAAAAATTCATATATTTCGTTTGATAATTATGATGCTATAAGCTAAAGGTATCCATTTTTACTTGTATGTGTTTTACAATGTGATCTGATGACAATACCGTGTACAACTTGAACATCCCTTGTTGATATCTAGTCCAATAGAAGTGCTAGTTATACTAAGGCTGGATTTTGGAGAAAGTTATCGTTTTCATGGCTTAATCCTGTTGTTGGAACGTTCATGGCGGTCGATATTTACGAGCATGTTAGGCTTAATATTGAAGAAGAGTTTTAGACCTCtgttttcattttgtttttttttttctgactGTTGATGAGTTGATGTTACATAAATCTTACAAATATGGTAAATCATACTCCTTTCATgtttccgtctcaatcatttgtttacctttgattaaaattaCCTATCACAAATAATATCAAAGTGTTGACACTTACTGGAAAATGCTCTCAGATCCGATATAGTCACGTATAACAGCATGGCGTGGCACGCGCACACGTCTAAAAATTGCAAACAGGTCAAGAGTAACGTAACATAGCTTCATATTAGCAAGATGGACTGAAAACAGCCATTATCAGTTTAGCACGCACTTCGCACTTCACACAAGGTCGTCGTGACCAACCCACGTCCATGACTCATACCTCATCATGACAAAAGCAGCTGAACCCAGTTCTAGACGATACGATTCATACGAATACGATACGATGTGATGTTAAGAGAAACTCATTCACTACTTATTTACAGATTGCATCAGACAAGTTTTTCCAGAAGTTAAGATGTGATGTTTAGATGGTTTCCCCTGAATTCCCACAGCTTCTCCCTGGTCACTACCACGCTTCCAGCCGTCACAGTGAATGTCTGCATTAAACAAACACCACCGTCATTATTGGACTGCGTTTTGGTAGAGATGATTAAACAATACAAGAAAAGGAAGTAGTATACATGTATCTTGCGAGTGCCGTCCTTAGAGTTGAGCGCATTGAGAAAGTTCACGACTGCTTCACGAGTCCACAGATGATCTCCTAGGACATTGCCATCAATAGCAAAGAACAGGAAAATCTGTAGATACAAGGTCGTATATCAACATTTGTAGCACGAGTAAATTCCTATCTATACTCCGTAAGAGCTAACATTTCTATCTATAGAAGAGCAAAACttcaaaattacctcaacacagCGAATTCCAGCTGATGGGTCCAGAGGTAACTCTGAAAGTAATTCCAGAGGATCGTATGGTGCAAATTTGAGAGCAGCATCATCAATCGAGCCATTGCACCCCTTCTGCACCTTTCAAAAGCGGAAAAATAAGTTGTCATGTTGCTGTTTCATACATTCAGAATGAAACTAACAGTCATGGTCAGTCTACAGATAAGATCAGTTCAGTGATCATTAACACTTTACGGCAAGTGTCAACACCGGCAAAAATCAGACTGACTAAAAGAATCTGGATAGGGCAATTTAGAAAATGCAACACATAACAAAGAAGACCTCGAAAGATTTGAAGCGTCCAAATTGTGAGCTAAAATAGCTAAAAATCTCAGTACTGTAAAGATGCTTTTTATCGGCTAATCTAAAAGAATAAAAGGGTGCGAGTTATCATTGAAAGAATAAACAAACAGCAAAACTGAAAGAGAAAGTCAGTAATGTCAGTGCTAGCATTGCATACTCAAAAGACTAACCAGTGAGCGAGAGAAGATCCAGAGACCAAAGTCCTTCATGAAAAATGGAGCAGCATCTACAATAAATAGATTCATAAACGTAACTATATATAATCACGCGgttaatcatcaacaacaaaaATATAGAAAGTAAAGTGTACTGTGAACCTTTGAACATCTTCCTTGAGCGTTCAACAACATCTGAGTCGTCATCAGTAAGAGCCACTCGTGAGCCAAGTGAATACAGCTTCAGTTGCGCTGTCTTTTGCTCATCAACCTGTAAAATCTATAAATTGCACAAGATGTAACAATGTAAGACACATAAATAAGAAAAGTGTTGAAATAGGTTATACAGAGAGAACAACCTTCTAGGAATATCTATTAGAGATCCAGATATAACTGAAATTCACAAAATCATTCACGCTTAACGGTATCGCCTATAAGGATAGACTCATCAAATGAACTTCAGAAACTTCAATTACAAACAAGAACTTTCTGAACCTAAACATAAACAAAAGGTCAAATGAAACAGAACACATGTTGATACTTGCAAAAGCTAtaacttttaaccaaaactatgaTGTAAAATGCCACTCATATCTGAACCACAGCTTTTCCAAGATCTAAGTTGGTTCAAGTCATTTTCATAGGTTTGTTTAAATTATGAGGTGGGAATTTTGAACAAACGTATAAAAATGACTTAGAGACGTTTTCACAACTCAAAAAATGTTTTGGAAAGCTTAATCTTGCACAAAACCCACCAAACCAGTCATTTTTAAAACCtacatttcaaaatttcaaaatttagaTCATtgttaaaaatcaacatataacCCCATGATCTTGATAAATACTCTACCTTTTCTAGAAACTAATTTTAAGCTCGGTTGGTCTTCcttaagaccgtcttatgtaACATTAAGACCTCTCACAAGTCAAATCTCCTTTAATTTCCACCCCTATTTTTAATTAATCGGGTGACGATCTTAAGCAGGAATTGGTTTTTAAACTCAAGAAACTCAAAAAAATACAGTAAATTAAACCCATGACTAAAATTCAGataatttgaaaccctaatttttttaccTACATGGCTACATATAAACAAATATAATACAGAACAATTAGAAACATAATTAACAACTAGAAAACCCAACAAATGTGCTAAAAGATTGCAACTTTATGCAAAAACCCAATAAATGTGCCAAGAGATTGCAACTTTATGCAAAA from Silene latifolia isolate original U9 population chromosome 5, ASM4854445v1, whole genome shotgun sequence encodes the following:
- the LOC141656944 gene encoding uncharacterized protein LOC141656944; translated protein: MFRLLTKTHKLVPKLLPNVGNRNTTKLHFSNSSKNVVSLPADEFYKKMDDTMNEIPNFARITDGILRNAIHYGTVPSWTRRFAALPSLHGHNLVWLQLLQVDEQKTAQLKLYALGSRVALADDDSNVVERTRKLFKDAAPFFMKDFGLWIFSRSLVRKGYTGSIDDAALKFAPYDPLELLSELPLDPSAGIRCAEIFLFFAIDGDVPGDDLCSREAVMDFLNALKSEDGTRKIHAFTVTAGSVVVTREKLQEFRGKHLTA
- the LOC141654943 gene encoding uncharacterized protein LOC141654943, with the protein product MVVGGSMEGEGEIFVWDLGQDSNKENASSVLVGKIWSSKSINVRAAIDSMIKLWNPKGKIVGNILDAKEKIFAFRFSDVRDKARVTEGQPWHFDKYVWCFDASCEEGRMTDTPLFILPIWARIYDLPAKGRSNVKNIENLGKQLGVFVSVDEAPFPEMERAIRVRVLHDVRRPLKNCVEIRMPNLKVVSFKVKYEKLPTYCYGCGILGHGEKDCEEGPYEEGELRYDESLRASPWKVLKTAVNTGSNVARSLDAVFDREEK
- the LOC141656950 gene encoding uncharacterized protein LOC141656950, which translates into the protein MFKDAAPFFMKDFGLWIFSRSLVQKGCNGSIDDAALKFAPYDPLELLSELPLDPSAGIRCVEIFLFFAIDGNVLGDHLWTREAVVNFLNALNSKDGTRKIHTFTVTAGSVVVTREKLWEFRGNHLNITS